DNA from Vitis vinifera cultivar Pinot Noir 40024 chromosome 19, ASM3070453v1:
AGTTTTTTGAAATTGTCAATATAATGTAATGGTATGACTAGATCCGAAGGATCTTTCCTTCTTTCATGATTCCATAGAATTTTTTGATTCGTCATTTAGATTCATGAATCAGTCATTCTAATCGACATTCTATATATAAATCGATTCTATAAATCGATATTACTTACTTTACTAtaagtatatataaaataattaatattaaaaaaaaatgaaaataataaagtttaaataataaataatgataaagacaaataaaaatataaaatatataaaaaaatataaattaataattcgAAAATACGAAAGATAGTCTCTTTTCAGGTAGTCATTTGTCCGCCAAAACAGGTTAAACACCATTTCATTTCTTCCACTGTCATTCATTGATTCACTCATTGTTAAGATGAGATATGCCTATCTCTATCTCACACTAAACTAAGCCAGGAAATTAACAAACGATAAATCGGGGAAGAGGGATCAATAAGTTATCgaaaattcttttttctctaaGAATTTGGTTCAGGGAGGGGACAAGTCGAGTCTCTTCATCACATGATTCAATGAAATATCTTGGATCTATGTCGAATTAGTAGGTACATGTATCAATCAAGTTAATTTTGTTCTGATGGGGATCAATTCAAAAAGCAATTGGGGTTGGTCTTGAAACAGTTCATTGCATTGATATTTATCAAATCCAatatcaataaatcattttaccCGATACTTGCTAGGTAAATAAAATTTCTCGTTCCTGAATGAGCCACTAGGCATTATGAGTTTACTGCATGTACTTATGTAtcttatgtataatatatatacacatagaTATATATACACATAGATATATCTTATCTGCATAGTGACCAATTCAGGAATTGAATCAAATGGGCCCTTTTAACTCAGTGGTAGAGTAACGCCATGGTAAGGCGTAAGTCATCGGTTCAAATCCGATAAGGGGCTTTGcttttacttttttcataaaactCCAGTCGTAGTATTCATATTTGAGCGGAGAATGTAGATATTGTtgatatttgtaataaaaaaaaaaataaccaacTGTATAGTATAATTATAAGAAGTTATCATTATAATGAGTTATAGTATAATAATTATAGTTATAAAGTTGAAGAgttgtttaaaatttataatgaataATGATAAGTCGTCTCTTGAATCGccaaatattcttattttccaTTATTCCAATCAAATCCATTATAGATtagaaatcaacaaaataaaaagtaagtggacCTGACCCATTGAATCATGACTATATCCACTATTCTGATATTCAAATTCGATAGAGATGAAATTGGAAcagttgatcttttttttttcatttctttgaaCTCCGCAAGAATTTGTCGATATTTCCAATTAAATCTTCTTGTTCCTAGGTGTTCCATAGGAATAAATTGCTATTCCTTTCCTCCACAGAGAAAGGAGTATTCCAAGTCACAGCATAAGAGCCATTTTCAACATCTTTCTTTGATTCCCGAACAAGATCAATTTATATCTATATAAGATTTATATATATCTATGAGATCGTGATTTCGTGTATCAAATATTTCCCTATATATCGATACATCCGATATTTTTGTTCCGATAAaagtaaatagaaaaatattcaaagtgTCTTTCTTACTTCGACCTGTGAAAATATATACTCTGGAGTTTTAGATTCATCTATAGGAAAAGGAAATATAACAAAGCcgacaataaaataaaatgaaagaaagagtaAAGTATAAAgtaagaaaatatatgatacTGTATTAGTTTAATATACATAGAAATTAGAAGAATCCATaaagatatttatttttctcaatctcACGAACAAGATACGAGAATAAGATTAGTTGATGGAACGAGGAGGGTAAGTCTGGAGATCAACTGGTAGCAAGAGAAGGGATCACTTGTTCTTTGAACAGTTCAgttctttcaaaaaatgaatctaTCTGATTGATGAGTCATAAGACAATTCACGGTTCAGGTGCTTATTAAGAATAGGAATAATCCAATTGAGTTCATGGATTTACCTAGGTCAATTTATGGATCAATAAAGGATTTTTTTCTTCGAAACCCATTAGCATTAGAAGGGGCAGTGTACGAGAAATCAAATCATACATAAATGATCGAATCCTCGGATGCCCTGAAAACGCTATGAGGTGTTCGGAAATGGTTGAAGTAGTTGAATAGGAGGATCACTATGACTATAGCCCTTGGTAAATTCACCAAAGACGAAAGCgatttatttgatattatggATGACTGGTTACGGAGGGACCGTTTCGTTTTTGTAGGTTGGTCCGGTCTATTGCTCTTTCCTTGTGCCTATTTCGCTTTGGGGGGTTGGTTCACAGGTACAACCTTTGTAACTTCATGGTATACCCATGGATTGGCTAGTTCCTATTTGGAAGGTTGCAATTTCTTAACCGCCGCAGTTTCTACCCCTGCTAATAGTTTAGCACATTCTTTATTGTTACTATGGGGTCCTGAAGCACAAGGAGATTTTACTCGTTGGTGTCAATTAGGTGGTCTGTGGACTTTTGTTGCTCTTCATGGCGCTTTCGGACTAATAGGTTTCATGTTACGTCAATTCGAACTTGCTCGATCTGTTCAATTGCGACCTTATAATGCAATCGCATTCTCTGCTCCAATCGCTGTTTTTGTTTCTGTATTCCTAATTTATCCACTAGGTCAGTCTGGTTGGTTCTTTGCGCCTAGTTTTGGTGTAGCAGCTATATTTCGATTCATCCTCTTTTTCCAAGGGTTTCATAATTGGACGTTGAACCCATTTCATATGATGGGAGTTGCCGGTGTATTGGGCGCTGCTCTGCTATGCGCTATTCATGGTGCTACCGtagaaaatactttatttgAAGATGGTGATGGTGCAAATACATTCCGGGCTTTTAATCCAACTCAAGCTGAAGAAACTTATTCAATGGTCACCGCTAACCGCTTTTGGTCCCAAATCTTTGGGGTTGCTTTTTCCAATAAACGTTGGTTACATTTCTTTATGTTATTTGTACCAGTAACCGGTTTATGGATGAGTGCTCTTGGAGTAGTCGGTCTGGCTCTGAACTTACGTGCCTATGACTTCGTTTCCCAGGAAATCCGTGCAGCGGAAGATCCTGAATTTGAGACTTTCTACACCAAAAATATTCTCTTAAACGAAGGTATTCGTGCTTGGATGGCGGCTCAAGATCAGCCTCATGAAAACCTTATATTCCCTGAGGAGGTTCTACCCCGTGGAAACGCTCTTTAATGGAACTTTAGCTTTAGCTGGTCGTGACCAAGAAACCACCGGTTTCGCTTGGTGGGCCGGGAATGCCCGACTTATCAATTTATCCGGTAAACTACTTGGGGCTCATGTAGCCCATGCCGGATTAATCGTATTCTGGGCCGGAGCAATGAACCTATTTGAAGTGGCTCATTTCGTACCAGAGAAGCCCATGTATGAACAAGGATTAATTTTACTTCCCCACCTAGCTACTCTAGGTTGGGGGGTAGGTCCTGGTGGGGAAGTTATAGACACCTTTCCATACTTTGTATCTGGAGTACTTCACTTAATTTCCTCCGCAGTATTGGGCTTTGGCGGTATTTATCATGCACTTCTGGGACCTGAGACTCTTGAAGAAtcttttccatttttcggtTATGTATGGAaagatagaaataaaatgaCCACAATTTTGGGTATTCACTTAATCTTGTTAGGTATAGGTGCTTTTCTTCTAGTATTCAAGGCTCTTTATTTTGGCGGCGTATATGATACCTGGGCTCCCGGAGGGGGAGATGTAAGAAAAATTACCAACTTGACCCTTAGCCCAAGTGTTATATTTGGTTATTTACTAAAATCGCCCTTTGGAGGAGAAGGATGGATTGTTAGTGTGGACGATTTGGAAGATATAATTGGAGGACATGTATGGTTAGGTTCCATTTGTATATTTGGTGGAATCTGGCATATCTTAACCAAACCCTTTGCGTGGGCTCGCCGTGCACTTGTATGGTCTGGAGAGGCTTACTTGTCTTATAGTTTAGGTGCTTTAGCTGTCTTTGGTTTCATTGCTTGTTGCTTTGTCTGGTTCAATAATACCGCTTATCCTAGTGAGTTTTACGGGCCAACTGGACCCGAAGCGTCTCAAGCTCAAGCATTTACTTTTCTAGTTAGAGACCAGCGTCTTGGGGCTAACGTGGGATCCGCTCAAGGACCTACTGGTTTAGGTAAATATCTAATGCGTTCCCCGACTGGAGAAGTCATTTTTGGAGGAGAAACTATGCGTTTTTGGGATCTGCGTGCTCCCTGGTTAGAACCTCTAAGGGGTCCCAATGGTTTGGACTTGAGTAGGCTGAAAAAAGACATACAACCTTGGCAAGAACGGCGTTCCGCGGAATATATGACTCACGCTCCTTTAGGTTCTTTAAATTCCGTGGGTGGCGTAGCTACCGAGATCAATGCAGTCAATTATGTCTCTCCTAGAAGTTGGTTAGCTACTTCTCATTTTGTTCTAGGATTCTTCCTATTCGTAGGTCATTTGTGGCACGCGGGAAGGGCTCGTGCAGCTGCAGCAGGATTTGAAAAAGGAATTGATCGTGATTTTGAACCTGTTCTTTCTATGACCCCTCTTAACTGAGACGGGAGATCCAATGCTTGAAGTAGGAATCTATTTGGTTCCACCATACATATTGGTGTCAGGTCATACTTAAAAAGcattcctttttcctttctttttcaactccatttattttttatttatatttaatctattttttttttctggctCGGCTATGCTATCCCACCTAGCCGAGCCATTCCCCTTTATGATATATGATACCGGGCCAGGCAAaaccaataaagaaaaaaatctcttcaccgagaaaaaggagagagagggaTTCGAACCCTCGATAGTTCTTTGTTCAGAACTATACCGGTTTTCAAGACCGGAGCTATCAACCACTCGGCCATCTCTCCGAAAgacaatttatattttatttttattctcccAAATAGAACATGGTCATATCCATATGAGTTGATACCATTACTATTTGTAGAAATATATCAAGGTGTGAATCTATAGGTCGATCTATCTGATCTATCtgtatatatagatagatagatgcATGATCCAACATGCCTATTtgtgaagtaaaaaaaattccccCCGACCCCGTGTCCGAATAAAGTGGTAAAAAAGTGGTAATAAGTCATATAGAATCAGAATCAATGATTCATGGTAAAATCCCTCCATGATGcattttattacaattttttggCTGATCGAGGGATCAAATGGTATAGTTCTTTTGTTGGTAGCTTGGAGGATTAGAAGCATGACTATTGCTTTCCAATTGGCTGTTTTTGCATTAATTGCTACTTCATCAATCTTACTGATTAGTGTACCCGTTGTATTTGCTTCTCCTGATGGTTGGTCAAGTaacaaaaatattgttttttccgGTACATCATTATGGATTGGATTAGTCTTTCTGGTAGGTATACTTAATTCTCTCATCTCTTGAACCTATTCGTCCCAGATCCAAAAATGAAATGACCCCTccctctaattttttttgttttctttattttcatgttgaggatttatattgaatttgaatGTGTCTCACAACCAGAAAGAATTCGGGGGAGGGGTCAAAGttcttgaatgaaaaaaaaaattccatttttttttttttttaatgttaataatgttaatattaacaaattcaatatttcaatataatatatatattataatatataaatattattataaatatgtattattattattatataattagaatattaatataatatgcatataataaatattaaatatatatatatatattaatattttattttattaatatttgaatatttttttatattttgaatttaaaaatttttttaataatttaaaaatttttagtcctttttaatcctattaaattaattaatattataatttttattacttattataaataattaataaataattatatatataatttatattattataaatatatacaatataaatataaaattgaattcaaattttaaattgaattaaaagaaatatataaatgatatggGAATCACCCTGAAGAGAGTATCTGGCTCGGCTCTGCACAAATATGATACaaacatatatgatatatatgtaGGTGTGGACATATTTCGTATCAAGAACGAAAAAATGCGGATATGGTCGAATGGTAAAATTTCTCTTTGCCAAGGAGAAGATGCGGGTTCGATTCCCGCTATCCGCCCAAGGTAAAGAAATGCATTTACTATGATAAAGTATTCGGTATAGTTGACCATGATAGTGTAGTCGTTATATCCTTccccccccaaaaaaagaaTGGTAAGTAATTACTAGttaacaataaataattttttgacaaaaaaatattgCGGAGACAGGATTTGAACCCGTGACCTCAAGGTT
Protein-coding regions in this window:
- the LOC132253483 gene encoding LOW QUALITY PROTEIN: photosystem II CP43 reaction center protein-like (The sequence of the model RefSeq protein was modified relative to this genomic sequence to represent the inferred CDS: deleted 1 base in 1 codon), whose protein sequence is MTIALGKFTKDESDLFDIMDDWLRRDRFVFVGWSGLLLFPCAYFALGGWFTGTTFVTSWYTHGLASSYLEGCNFLTAAVSTPANSLAHSLLLLWGPEAQGDFTRWCQLGGLWTFVALHGAFGLIGFMLRQFELARSVQLRPYNAIAFSAPIAVFVSVFLIYPLGQSGWFFAPSFGVAAIFRFILFFQGFHNWTLNPFHMMGVAGVLGAALLCAIHGATVENTLFEDGDGANTFRAFNPTQAEETYSMVTANRFWSQIFGVAFSNKRWLHFFMLFVPVTGLWMSALGVVGLALNLRAYDFVSQEIRAAEDPEFETFYTKNILLNEGIRAWMAAQDQPHENLIFPEEVLPRGNLFNGTLALAGRDQETTGFAWWAGNARLINLSGKLLGAHVAHAGLIVFWAGAMNLFEVAHFVPEKPMYEQGLILLPHLATLGWGVGPGGEVIDTFPYFVSGVLHLISSAVLGFGGIYHALLGPETLEESFPFFGYVWKDRNKMTTILGIHLILLGIGAFLLVFKALYFGGVYDTWAPGGGDVRKITNLTLSPSVIFGYLLKSPFGGEGWIVSVDDLEDIIGGHVWLGSICIFGGIWHILTKPFAWARRALVWSGEAYLSYSLGALAVFGFIACCFVWFNNTAYPSEFYGPTGPEASQAQAFTFLVRDQRLGANVGSAQGPTGLGKYLMRSPTGEVIFGGETMRFWDLRAPWLEPLRGPNGLDLSRLKKDIQPWQERRSAEYMTHAPLGSLNSVGGVATEINAVNYVSPRSWLATSHFVLGFFLFVGHLWHAGRARAAAAGFEKGIDRDFEPVLSMTPLN